From Marmota flaviventris isolate mMarFla1 chromosome X, mMarFla1.hap1, whole genome shotgun sequence, the proteins below share one genomic window:
- the LOC114081504 gene encoding toll-like receptor 13, protein MSSESLLPSQQLRLIFIGLCLLSLVETYGFRKCTQYELNIRHVFCIRKEITNLTDAIGDIPRYTTHLNLTQNQIQVLPPHSFANLSALVDLRLEWNLIWKIDKGAFKELGNLTFLNLVENKIESVNNSFEGLSNLETLLLSHNFITYIHKTAFVPLVKLKHLSLSRNHITNFSNVLEAVQHLPCLEYLDLTNNSIISLDHNPRSLVSLTHLSLQGNKLKELNFSALSLPNLTTLDVSQNRHQVIQNVDLETLPQLRSLNLSGTLVKLEMLLAKYLKNLREMDITKLDLRGGHLNLNTVCCLLKNLPTLEALVFQKNAMDAGDIKHLANCTRLLSLDLSQNSDLVHLNDNEFVAMPSLQSLHLNKCQLSFVSNKTWSSLQNLTALYLSHNKFKSFPDFAFSPLKGLQSLFLSKNPITELNHMAFHGLDLLKELNLAECWIVMIDSSSFVHFTNLESLDLRLNNIHTLKRRTFQFLKKLKVLILSRNRLEVIEENAFFGLTHLYYLDLAYNSLSGFHLKLFLGLENLEVLNLSYNRITYETTRTLQFPPFKNLKSLKQLNLEGQNHGIQVVPTNFFQGLNCLQELFLGKNSMIFLDHLQFDPLVNLTKLDISGTKAGDRSLYLNTSLFQKLKRLKMLRLENNNMESLTPGMFSGLESLQVFSLRFNNLKVINQSHLENLKSLMYFDLYGNKLQCNCDNMWFKNWSINTAVVHIPYLRSYPCHQPDTQSLLIDFDDAMCNFDLGKIYFFSSFSLVLTTMVFSWFSAKIISSLWYGLYIFRAWYLAKWHRTEKEFIYDAFVSFTATDEQWVYEELVPALEDGGQPKFKLCLHHRDFEPGMDIFENIQNAIDTSRKTLCVVSNHYLHSEWCRLEVQLASIKMFYEHEDVIILIFLEEIPNYKLSSYHRLRKLVNRQTFITWPDNVHERPLFWARIRNALGNRTVEKDNAQLIVAE, encoded by the coding sequence ATGAGCTCAGAGAGCCTCCTCCCTTCTCAACAGCTTAGGCTCATTTTCATTGGACTTTGTCTACTGTCTTTGGTAGAGACATATGGGTTCCGCAAATGCACACAGTATGAATTAAACATTCGCCACGTGTTCTGCATTCGGAAGGAGATCACCAACTTGACAGATGCCATTGGTGACATCCCTAGATACACTACTCACCTCAATCTGACACAAAACCAAATTCAGGTCCTTCCTCCCCATAGCTTTGCTAATTTGTCTGCCCTGGTGGACTTGCGCCTGGAATGGAATTTAATTTGGAAGATTGATAAGGGTGCCTTTAAGGAACTTGGAAACCTGACCTTTCTGAATTTAGTAGAAAATAAGATTGAAAGTGTGAACAACTCCTTTGAGGGCCTGTCCAACTTGGAGACTTTGCTCCTGagccataattttattacttatattcaCAAAACTGCCTTTGTACCTCTTGTCAAATTGAAACATTTAAGCCTGTCTCGAAACCATATCACCAATTTTTCCAATGTTCTTGAAGCAGTCCAGCATCTTCCATGCCTGGAATACCTTGACCTTACTAATAACAGTATCATATCCTTGGACCATAACCCAAGGTCATTGGTCTCCCTGACCCATCTCAGCCTTCAGGGAAACAAACTAAAGGAATTAAATTTCTCTGCTTTGTCACTGCCTAATCTGACTACTCTGGATGTCTCTCAGAATAGACACCAAGTCATCCAGAATGTGGATCTGGAAACTCTACCCCAACTGAGGAGCTTGAATCTGAGTGGAACACTGGTGAAACTGGAGATGCTTCTAGCCAAGTACCTGAAGAATCTAAGAGAAATGGACATCACTAAGCTGGACCTTAGAGGTGGTCACTTAAACTTGAATACAGTATGTTGCCTCCTGAAAAACTTACCCACACTAGAAGCATTAGTTTTTCAGAAAAATGCCATGGATGCAGGGGACATAAAGCATCTTGCCAATTGCACCAGGCTTTTGTCCCTTGACCTGAGCCAAAACAGTGATCTGGTTCATCTCAATGACAATGAATTTGTTGCTATGCCCAGCCTCCAAAGTCTGCATCTTAACAAGTGCCAGCTTTCCTTCGTCAGCAACAAGACTTGGAGTTCCCTCCAGAATTTGACAGCCCTATACCTGAGCCATAACAAGTTTAAAAGCTTTCCGGATTTTGCATTTTCACCCCTGAAAGGCCTACAATCTCTGTTTCTCTCTAAAAACCCCATCACAGAACTCAATCATATGGCCTTCCATGGGCTAGATTTGTTGAAGGAGCTCAACTTAGCTGAGTGCTGGATAGTAATGATTGACAGTTCATCCTTTGTTCACTTTACAAATTTAGAGAGCTTAGATCTTAGACTTAACAATATTCATACTCTGAAGCGGAGAACCTTTCAATTTCTGAAAAAGCTCAAAGTTCTGATTCTCTCCAGGAACCGCCTAGAAGTTATAGAGGAGAATGCATTTTTTGGTCTCACTCACCTATATTATCTTGATCTGGCATACAATAGCTTGTCAGgttttcatttaaaacttttcttgGGCCTTGAAAATTTAGAAGTGTTGAATCTCAGTTATAATAGGATTACATATGAAACCACTAGGACCTTGCAATTTCCTCCATTCAAGAACCTCAAGTCTTTGAAACAACTCAACCTTGAAGGACAAAATCACGGGATTCAGGTTGTTCCAACCAACTTCTTCCAAGGGCTGAATTGCTTGCAGGAACTATTCCTAGGAAAAAATTCCATGATATTCCTGGATCACCTCCAATTTGACCCCCTGGTTAATCTCACAAAATTGGATATCTCCGGAACAAAAGCTGGGGACCGAAGTCTCTATTTAAATACTTCCTTATTCCAAAAACTCAAAAGACTAAAGATGTTGCGCCTTGAAAACAACAACATGGAGTCACTGACTCCTGGCATGTTCTCTGGCTTAGAAAGCCTTCAGGTCTTCTCTTTAAGATTCAACAATCTGAAAGTCATTAATCAAAGTCATTTGGAGAATCTGAAGTCTTTGATGTACTTTGATCTCTATGGGAACAAACTTCAGTGCAACTGTGACAATATGTGGTTCAAAAACTGGTCAATAAACACAGCAGTTGTCCATATCCCCTATCTCCGGAGCTACCCCTGTCATCAGCCAGATACTCAGAGTTTGTTGATAGATTTTGATGATGCCATGTGTAATTTTGACCTTGGAAAGATCtacttcttctcttccttcagcCTGGTCCTCACAACCATGGTCTTCTCTTGGTTCAGTGCCAAGATTATTTCATCTCTATGGTATGGGCTCTACATATTTCGAGCCTGGTACCTAGCTAAATGGCACAGGACAGAGAAGGAATTCATCTATGATGCCTTTGTCTCTTTCACTGCCACTGATGAGCAGTGGGTATATGAAGAGCTTGTTCCAGCCCTAGAAGATGGTGGCCAGCCCAAATTTAAGCTCTGTCTTCACCACCGGGACTTTGAACCAGGTATGGACATCTTTGAAAACATCCAGAATGCCATTGATACCAGCCGGAAGACTTTGTGTGTGGTCAGTAACCACTACCTCCACAGTGAATGGTGTCGGCTTGAAGTACAACTGGCCAGTATCAAGATGTTCTATGAGCATGAGGATGTTATTATCTTGATCTTCTTGGAAGAGATCCCAAACTATAAGTTATCCAGCTACCACCGACTCAGGAAACTTGTGAACAGGCAGACGTTTATTACTTGGCCAGACAATGTTCATGAGAGGCCACTCTTCTGGGCTCGTATTAGAAATGCCTTGGGCAACAGAactgtggagaaagacaatgcaCAGCTAATAGTGGCTGAGTGA